The following proteins come from a genomic window of Proteiniphilum propionicum:
- a CDS encoding OadG-related small transporter subunit, translating into MTPTVQTALLIALIGIVGIFIFMSLFYLLILALDKYLPYQEEKPEEEVTEDSNDD; encoded by the coding sequence ATGACGCCAACAGTACAAACAGCACTGCTTATTGCCTTAATAGGTATTGTGGGGATTTTTATCTTTATGTCTCTCTTTTACCTGCTCATCCTGGCGCTCGATAAGTATCTGCCTTACCAGGAGGAAAAACCTGAGGAAGAGGTTACTGAAGATTCAAATGATGATTAA
- a CDS encoding MotA/TolQ/ExbB proton channel family protein, translated as MILLQIPSPADTAETLFNNLQPAITAETEAITMNAFDLTMKGGWLMIVLFILLLMTIYVLIERTLVINKASKEDNSFMNRIKDYIHDGKIDAAITLCRNTDTPSARMVEKGITRLGRPTADVMTTIENQGNIEISKLEKGLPVLATSASGAPMIGFLGTVTGMVKAFMSMASAGANVDVTILSTGIYEALVTTVGGLIVGIIALFAYNYLATRIKGIVNRLEMRIMEFMDILNEPVI; from the coding sequence ATGATTCTTTTGCAAATACCCTCTCCTGCAGATACTGCAGAGACATTGTTCAACAACCTACAACCGGCAATAACAGCTGAAACAGAAGCGATAACAATGAACGCGTTCGATTTAACAATGAAGGGCGGATGGTTGATGATTGTATTGTTTATACTGCTATTGATGACAATTTACGTGCTTATTGAAAGGACACTGGTCATAAATAAGGCTAGTAAAGAGGATAACTCTTTTATGAACCGCATTAAAGATTATATTCACGACGGGAAAATAGATGCTGCTATTACTCTTTGCCGCAATACAGACACACCTTCGGCCCGTATGGTAGAGAAAGGTATCACAAGGTTGGGGAGGCCTACTGCAGATGTGATGACCACCATAGAAAACCAGGGAAACATAGAAATATCGAAACTGGAAAAAGGGCTTCCCGTACTGGCTACTTCCGCTTCGGGTGCGCCTATGATAGGTTTTCTTGGGACAGTTACCGGTATGGTAAAAGCCTTTATGAGTATGGCAAGTGCAGGCGCCAACGTTGATGTGACTATCCTCTCAACAGGTATTTATGAAGCTCTGGTGACAACGGTGGGTGGTTTGATAGTCGGCATTATTGCACTGTTTGCTTACAACTACCTGGCAACACGTATAAAAGGGATAGTGAACAGGCTTGAAATGAGAATTATGGAGTTTATGGATATCTTAAACGAACCGGTTATTTAG
- a CDS encoding TIGR01212 family radical SAM protein (This family includes YhcC from E. coli K-12, an uncharacterized radical SAM protein.), with protein sequence MFSNDKPYRDFGEFLSARFPFKVQKISINAGFTCPNRDGSKGRGGCTYCNNQSFSPGYGKPDKSVTEQMADGIDFFSHKYPEMKYLAYFQSYTNTYESKDSLIRKYEEALATPNVVGLIVGTRPDCMSDWLLDYFEDLRKRIFVMLEYGVESTLNKTLERVNRQHTYEESAVMIRKTAERMIPTGAHMILGLPGETEEDILHHAEELSKLPLTTLKLHQLQIIKGTAMAKEFRLLPESFNLFSLEEYIDMCVDFAERLNPEIYIERFTSQSPAKLLIAPDWGLKNYEVREKIIKRFLERETWQGRLFNWL encoded by the coding sequence ATGTTTTCAAACGACAAACCATATAGAGATTTTGGCGAATTCCTTTCGGCAAGATTCCCATTCAAAGTGCAGAAGATATCCATCAATGCCGGCTTCACATGTCCCAACCGCGATGGCAGCAAGGGACGCGGCGGATGTACCTACTGCAACAACCAGAGTTTTAGTCCCGGTTACGGCAAACCGGACAAATCCGTTACCGAACAGATGGCCGATGGCATTGATTTCTTCTCGCACAAATATCCGGAGATGAAATATCTTGCCTATTTTCAATCCTATACAAACACTTACGAAAGCAAAGATAGCCTCATTCGGAAATATGAAGAGGCACTCGCCACACCCAATGTGGTGGGATTAATCGTTGGTACACGTCCTGACTGCATGTCTGACTGGCTGTTGGATTATTTTGAGGATCTGCGCAAGAGAATATTTGTAATGCTGGAGTATGGTGTGGAGTCAACATTAAATAAAACACTGGAACGGGTAAACCGTCAACATACCTATGAAGAATCTGCCGTAATGATCCGTAAAACGGCAGAAAGAATGATCCCGACAGGCGCACACATGATCCTGGGCCTGCCCGGAGAAACAGAAGAAGATATCCTGCACCATGCCGAAGAACTCTCCAAATTGCCTTTAACAACATTGAAACTGCATCAGCTGCAGATAATAAAAGGGACAGCTATGGCCAAAGAATTCAGATTACTCCCTGAATCATTTAACCTGTTTTCGCTGGAGGAGTATATAGATATGTGTGTCGATTTCGCTGAAAGGTTAAATCCGGAAATCTACATTGAGCGGTTCACCTCTCAGTCGCCCGCGAAGCTGCTAATTGCACCGGACTGGGGCCTGAAGAACTACGAGGTGCGGGAGAAGATTATTAAACGGTTCCTGGAAAGGGAAACCTGGCAGGGAAGGTTATTTAATTGGCTCTAA
- a CDS encoding pyridoxine 5'-phosphate synthase, with translation MTKLSVNVNKIATLRNARGGNIPDVVQVAIDCQLFGADGITVHPRPDQRHIRYSDVFDLQAKVTTEFNIEGNPTPEFISLIRKIRPTQVTLVPDAHDAITSDSGWDTITHKAFLTDIVAEFQSIGVRTSIFVDANPEMVRMASQIGTDRIELYTGPYAEKYHADREKAVAPFVEAATLAKNLGLGVNAGHDLNLNNLQYLYINIPWLKEVSIGHSLISDALYLGLKETIKAYKNCLKEPQSDV, from the coding sequence ATGACAAAACTTAGTGTAAATGTAAATAAAATAGCCACTCTAAGGAATGCCCGCGGAGGAAATATTCCTGACGTGGTACAAGTGGCTATAGACTGTCAGCTTTTTGGTGCGGATGGAATTACCGTTCATCCCCGCCCCGATCAACGTCATATCCGTTACTCCGATGTATTTGATCTGCAGGCTAAAGTAACCACAGAGTTCAATATTGAGGGAAACCCCACACCTGAATTTATCTCCCTCATCAGAAAAATCAGGCCCACACAGGTAACCCTTGTTCCTGATGCCCATGATGCCATCACTTCCGACTCCGGATGGGACACTATTACGCATAAGGCATTTCTGACCGATATTGTAGCTGAGTTTCAATCAATAGGTGTACGTACCTCAATATTCGTAGACGCAAACCCAGAAATGGTTCGTATGGCATCGCAAATAGGAACTGACCGTATAGAACTGTACACAGGCCCTTACGCCGAAAAGTATCATGCTGACAGGGAAAAGGCCGTAGCGCCCTTTGTTGAAGCTGCCACGCTGGCAAAGAACCTGGGCCTTGGAGTGAACGCAGGGCACGATCTTAATTTGAATAATCTCCAATATCTATACATAAACATTCCATGGTTAAAAGAAGTATCTATAGGACATTCACTTATCAGTGATGCTCTCTACCTGGGATTAAAAGAAACAATAAAAGCGTATAAAAATTGTTTAAAAGAACCTCAGAGTGATGTTTGA
- a CDS encoding DJ-1 family glyoxalase III, which produces MKKVALFLANGFEEIEALATADILRRAWIPVETVSISDDREVTGAHNITVTADITFSKSDFSDVQMLLLPGGMPGAKHLNEHDGLKKLLVEFNSQGKPIAAICAAPMVLGGLGLLNGKRATCYPGFETELKGAHVTGEKVVTDGNITTAKGPGLVFDFALSLVEQIAGKGTRQDVQKGLLL; this is translated from the coding sequence ATGAAGAAAGTAGCCCTGTTTTTAGCTAACGGATTTGAAGAAATTGAAGCGCTTGCTACCGCTGATATTTTGCGAAGAGCATGGATACCGGTTGAGACAGTCTCCATTTCGGATGATAGAGAAGTAACCGGAGCACACAACATTACTGTTACCGCCGACATAACATTCAGTAAATCGGACTTTTCAGATGTGCAGATGTTGTTGCTGCCCGGTGGAATGCCCGGGGCAAAACATCTAAACGAACACGATGGTTTAAAAAAACTGCTGGTTGAATTCAATTCGCAGGGAAAACCTATTGCAGCCATATGCGCCGCTCCAATGGTTTTGGGTGGGCTGGGTTTGCTTAATGGCAAACGCGCTACCTGTTATCCGGGTTTTGAAACTGAGTTAAAGGGTGCGCATGTTACAGGTGAGAAGGTAGTGACAGACGGGAACATAACTACAGCCAAGGGGCCGGGACTCGTTTTCGATTTCGCTTTGAGCCTGGTGGAACAGATTGCCGGAAAAGGCACACGTCAGGATGTTCAGAAAGGATTGCTTCTATAA
- a CDS encoding ExbD/TolR family protein: MALKQRFKIESNFSLASMTDVIFLLLIFFMITSTIVVPNAIQVLLPRSQQQAQAKPITRVTIDKDMNYYVANANEKERQVPFEAITPFLQSVYTADPNIFVALYADESVPYREIVRILDIANRNQFKMVLMTRPN; encoded by the coding sequence ATGGCATTAAAACAGCGTTTTAAAATAGAATCTAACTTCAGTCTGGCATCTATGACAGATGTGATATTTCTGCTCCTTATTTTTTTCATGATCACATCTACCATTGTAGTGCCAAACGCTATACAGGTATTATTGCCAAGATCGCAGCAACAGGCTCAGGCAAAACCCATAACAAGGGTTACCATAGACAAGGATATGAATTACTATGTAGCCAATGCAAATGAAAAGGAGCGACAAGTGCCTTTCGAAGCGATCACGCCTTTTCTGCAATCGGTTTACACGGCCGATCCAAATATTTTTGTGGCTCTTTATGCCGATGAGAGTGTTCCCTATCGTGAGATTGTAAGAATTCTTGATATCGCCAATCGTAACCAGTTTAAAATGGTGCTGATGACCAGGCCAAATTAA
- a CDS encoding class II aldolase/adducin family protein — MRQLDINLMHPVEQINVIIGRIYSSGMTTTSGGNISIRDKNGDIWITPSGVDKGSLTVNDIMQVKKDGTVIGLHKPSSELPFHKAIYEARPEITAIIHAHPPALVAFSIAGIVPDTKIVPQAHNICGDIGFAPYGTPGSEDLGEKIACEFRDTRYKAVIMENHGVVLGGTDLMDAYQRFETLEFCCRTIINAKRLGHANYLTDEQVLKYVNHLPSNVPHFMDIEYPSDERALRTEMVNIIRRACNQGLMISTYGTVSVRWRNNDFLITPRNVARWDIVPSDIVQIKSGMAEAGKTPSRSVALHQRIYQLNPHINSIICTQPVNLMAHAVSGTKFDVRTIPESWIFLQDVPSIAFGLIFNDVDSVARMFNENRVILVENDSVFVTGDKLLNTFDYLEVAEFSANSLVMASSIGSLQPIGDKEIDELRIAFNVK, encoded by the coding sequence ATGAGACAGTTGGATATTAATTTAATGCATCCGGTGGAACAGATTAACGTGATCATCGGAAGAATCTACAGTAGCGGGATGACAACCACTTCGGGTGGCAATATCTCTATCAGGGATAAAAACGGGGACATATGGATAACCCCTTCGGGTGTGGATAAAGGTTCACTTACTGTGAATGATATTATGCAAGTGAAAAAGGACGGGACCGTCATAGGCCTGCACAAACCATCATCGGAGCTCCCTTTTCATAAGGCCATCTATGAGGCAAGACCTGAGATAACGGCGATCATTCACGCTCATCCACCTGCACTTGTAGCCTTCAGTATTGCCGGTATTGTTCCGGACACCAAAATTGTACCGCAAGCACATAATATTTGCGGAGATATCGGTTTTGCTCCCTATGGTACTCCCGGCAGTGAAGATCTGGGTGAAAAGATTGCCTGCGAATTCAGGGATACCCGATATAAGGCGGTGATCATGGAGAATCATGGCGTGGTGTTGGGCGGGACCGATTTGATGGATGCATATCAGCGGTTTGAAACACTTGAGTTCTGTTGTCGCACTATCATTAATGCCAAAAGGCTGGGGCATGCGAATTATCTTACAGATGAACAGGTATTGAAATACGTAAATCATTTACCTTCCAATGTTCCACATTTTATGGATATTGAATACCCTTCCGACGAAAGGGCGTTGAGAACCGAAATGGTGAATATTATCAGGAGAGCTTGTAATCAGGGGCTGATGATATCGACTTATGGAACGGTTTCCGTACGCTGGAGAAATAATGATTTTCTTATCACCCCAAGGAATGTGGCACGGTGGGATATTGTACCAAGTGATATTGTGCAGATAAAAAGTGGTATGGCCGAAGCGGGGAAAACGCCAAGCAGATCGGTTGCATTGCACCAACGTATTTACCAGTTGAATCCGCACATCAACTCCATTATCTGCACACAGCCGGTGAATCTGATGGCACATGCGGTAAGCGGAACAAAATTCGATGTGAGAACTATCCCCGAAAGCTGGATCTTTCTACAGGATGTTCCTTCCATAGCTTTCGGGTTAATTTTTAATGATGTGGACAGCGTGGCAAGAATGTTCAATGAAAACCGTGTAATCCTGGTAGAAAACGACAGTGTATTTGTAACTGGAGACAAACTGCTTAATACCTTCGATTACCTTGAGGTAGCTGAATTCTCTGCTAACTCACTTGTGATGGCCTCTTCGATTGGTTCGTTACAACCGATTGGAGACAAAGAGATAGATGAGTTACGAATCGCGTTCAATGTGAAATAG
- a CDS encoding zinc-binding dehydrogenase — MKTRAVRLYGKKDLRLEEFELPPVREDEILAKVVCDSLCMSSYKASLQGAEHKRIPDNVSENPIIIGHEFAGQLVKVGAKWTHKFRAGDKFSIQPALYYENGPVGILSAPGYSYPYIGGDATYVIIPNEVMEKKCLLTYHGEGYYPASLAEPLSCVIGAMHANYHTTPGSYQHKMEIVDGGKMAILAGVGPMGLAAINFVLRREELKPSLLVVTDIDQSRLNRAASIYTVELAASRGIDLKYINTGKIENPVEELKAISGGTGFDDVFVFAPVRAVVEQGDAILGFDGCLNFFAGPDNPNFSAMLNFYNVHYAYTHIAGTSGGNNDDMIEALDIMSKGLDPAGLVTHIGGLNAVANATNNLPNVAGGKKLIYTHIDMPLTPISDFAKLGETDDLFKGLAEICERNNGLWCVEAENFLLAKAGILL; from the coding sequence ATGAAAACAAGAGCAGTACGGCTATATGGAAAGAAAGACCTCCGGCTAGAAGAGTTTGAGTTGCCTCCTGTAAGAGAAGATGAAATTTTAGCCAAAGTGGTTTGCGATTCTCTGTGCATGTCGTCTTACAAGGCATCCTTGCAAGGTGCAGAACACAAACGTATCCCCGATAATGTATCAGAAAACCCAATCATTATCGGACACGAGTTTGCCGGCCAACTGGTGAAGGTGGGTGCTAAATGGACTCACAAGTTCAGGGCAGGAGATAAATTTTCTATTCAGCCGGCCTTGTATTACGAAAACGGGCCTGTTGGTATTCTGAGCGCTCCAGGTTACAGTTACCCATATATTGGAGGTGATGCCACCTACGTGATCATTCCTAATGAGGTGATGGAGAAAAAATGCCTGTTGACGTATCATGGTGAAGGATATTATCCCGCATCGCTTGCTGAGCCGTTATCTTGTGTTATAGGGGCTATGCACGCCAACTATCATACCACACCGGGCAGTTACCAGCACAAGATGGAAATTGTGGATGGTGGAAAGATGGCTATACTGGCGGGTGTGGGGCCAATGGGGCTTGCTGCTATCAATTTCGTGCTACGCCGCGAAGAATTAAAGCCGTCCCTGTTGGTGGTTACTGATATCGACCAGTCACGGCTCAATCGTGCAGCATCTATTTATACCGTTGAGCTTGCTGCTTCACGCGGCATCGATTTGAAATACATCAACACAGGTAAAATCGAGAATCCCGTGGAGGAGTTGAAAGCAATCAGTGGCGGTACAGGTTTCGATGATGTTTTTGTATTTGCTCCTGTAAGGGCGGTTGTTGAGCAAGGCGATGCAATTCTCGGATTTGACGGATGCTTGAATTTTTTTGCCGGTCCCGACAATCCTAATTTCAGTGCAATGTTGAATTTCTACAATGTTCATTATGCCTATACACACATTGCCGGCACAAGCGGTGGAAACAACGATGATATGATTGAAGCGTTGGACATTATGAGCAAAGGGCTTGATCCTGCCGGGCTGGTTACCCATATAGGAGGGTTGAACGCCGTAGCTAATGCCACAAACAACTTGCCTAATGTTGCAGGAGGCAAAAAGCTGATTTATACCCATATAGATATGCCGCTTACTCCTATTTCGGATTTTGCAAAATTAGGCGAAACGGATGATCTTTTTAAAGGATTAGCTGAAATTTGTGAACGGAACAATGGATTGTGGTGTGTGGAAGCAGAAAATTTTTTACTGGCAAAGGCTGGTATATTATTATAA
- a CDS encoding lipoate--protein ligase family protein produces MQIIFSHSRVPAFNLSAEEYLFPKLGEDFLLLYINNPSIIIGSNQAVLNEVDQNFCIEHGIRVVRRLSGGGAVYHDTGNLNYSFIIDKTEAPLSHRFLDPVVEVLHRMGIPAEIRKRKDLWLDGYKVSGTASHVSRGRELHHGTLLYDTDLQMLRRSLDAQNRSLIKKATASVPSPVKNIRSFLNDKTGVTVEPEQFFQQFARQMAQQLGVKEIGAFQEEEIAEIEELQKNKYTQRDWNYRM; encoded by the coding sequence ATGCAAATAATCTTTTCCCACAGTAGGGTGCCGGCGTTTAATCTGTCGGCAGAAGAGTATCTTTTCCCGAAACTGGGAGAAGATTTTTTGCTACTGTATATAAACAATCCGAGCATTATTATCGGATCCAATCAGGCGGTGCTCAATGAGGTGGACCAGAATTTCTGTATTGAGCATGGAATACGGGTTGTTCGGCGGTTGTCGGGAGGGGGGGCAGTATATCATGATACCGGGAATCTGAACTACAGTTTTATTATCGATAAAACAGAAGCTCCGCTAAGCCATCGTTTTCTCGATCCTGTGGTGGAGGTATTGCACAGAATGGGCATACCGGCTGAAATCAGAAAGAGAAAAGACCTCTGGCTGGATGGATATAAAGTATCGGGTACGGCGTCTCATGTTTCCAGGGGAAGGGAGCTTCATCATGGCACATTGCTTTATGATACGGATTTGCAGATGCTCAGGAGGTCTCTTGATGCACAAAACAGAAGTCTGATCAAAAAAGCTACAGCATCTGTACCCAGCCCCGTTAAAAATATCAGATCTTTTCTAAATGATAAAACCGGAGTAACAGTGGAACCCGAACAGTTTTTTCAACAATTTGCCCGACAGATGGCTCAACAGTTAGGAGTAAAGGAAATAGGGGCTTTTCAGGAGGAGGAGATAGCAGAGATTGAGGAACTGCAAAAGAACAAGTATACACAGCGTGACTGGAACTACAGGATGTAG
- a CDS encoding SDR family NAD(P)-dependent oxidoreductase, whose amino-acid sequence MKEIQDLISISQFYGKDSRFVIAGGGNTSFKNEEKIWVKASGSSLATITEDGFAVLERSLLDKISEKQYSNNAAEREEQVKNDLAAATITKGKRPSVETSMHNVIDYAFVVHLHPTVVNGLMCAVNAGAGLKNLFGKKVLYVEYTDPGYVLFKKVDEKIREYRRKFSEEPQVIWLQNHGIFVAADSIEEIKSIYCSIIATLERAVSNPLPVGEREICNYTVEVLPAIRMLVSVDGLKTLKIRMNGLVEYFCDTPVNQAAVAKPFTPDAIVYCKSNYLFLNDDTPEQVVANAKESIPGFVSKFGYLPKVLLIKGIGLVAVGDNARQCDIILDVFEDAMRVAFLSQSFGGPHPLIQPQIDFIDNWEVENYRRSIAVGASKGRVDNKTIVITGAAQGFGKGIGRYLLQEGANIVIADLNEEAGRVTAENFNSLANNNRAVFIKTNVVEIESLENLIHETICLFGGIDCFISNAGVLRAGGLEDMTPENFDFVTSINYNAYFYCTKVVSRIMKLQTLYASGDYYADIIQINSKSGLQGSKANFAYAGGKFGGIGLTQSFALELAPYRIKVNSVCPGNFYEGPLWSDPDNGLFVQYLRAGKVPNAKTIDDVKTFYLSKVPMKKGCTPEDVTKAVLYLMDQCGETGQALPVTGGQVMLN is encoded by the coding sequence ATGAAAGAAATTCAGGATTTAATATCTATTTCGCAGTTCTATGGCAAAGATAGCCGTTTTGTGATCGCCGGAGGTGGAAATACCTCGTTCAAGAACGAAGAGAAAATATGGGTGAAAGCCAGCGGTTCATCACTTGCAACCATCACAGAAGACGGTTTTGCCGTATTGGAACGCTCGCTGCTTGATAAGATATCTGAAAAGCAATACAGCAACAATGCCGCTGAGCGTGAAGAGCAAGTAAAAAATGATCTTGCCGCTGCTACCATAACAAAAGGTAAACGCCCGTCGGTAGAGACCTCTATGCACAATGTGATCGACTATGCATTTGTCGTTCACTTGCATCCCACTGTCGTTAATGGATTAATGTGTGCTGTAAATGCGGGGGCAGGGCTGAAAAATCTTTTCGGAAAAAAAGTGCTTTATGTGGAGTATACCGATCCGGGATATGTCCTGTTCAAAAAAGTGGACGAGAAAATAAGGGAATATCGCCGGAAATTCAGCGAAGAACCGCAAGTGATATGGTTGCAAAACCATGGAATTTTTGTAGCTGCAGATAGTATTGAAGAGATAAAATCAATATATTGTTCAATTATTGCGACACTTGAAAGGGCGGTGAGCAACCCCTTGCCAGTAGGTGAAAGGGAGATATGCAACTACACTGTAGAAGTGCTGCCGGCCATCCGTATGTTGGTTTCTGTGGATGGCCTAAAGACCTTGAAAATACGCATGAACGGATTGGTAGAATACTTTTGTGACACTCCCGTTAACCAGGCAGCCGTTGCCAAGCCTTTTACTCCCGATGCTATTGTTTACTGCAAATCAAACTATCTGTTTTTAAACGATGATACACCCGAACAAGTTGTTGCAAACGCAAAGGAATCGATTCCAGGTTTTGTAAGCAAGTTCGGTTATCTGCCTAAAGTCTTGTTGATAAAAGGTATCGGGCTTGTAGCCGTGGGTGACAATGCCAGGCAATGCGATATCATACTTGATGTATTTGAGGATGCAATGAGGGTCGCCTTTCTCTCACAATCGTTTGGCGGACCTCACCCGCTAATACAGCCCCAGATCGATTTTATCGATAACTGGGAAGTGGAAAATTATCGCCGAAGTATTGCTGTTGGGGCCTCTAAAGGACGTGTTGATAATAAGACCATTGTGATCACAGGAGCAGCCCAGGGCTTTGGAAAAGGAATAGGACGTTATTTGCTGCAGGAGGGTGCAAATATTGTGATTGCCGATCTGAATGAAGAGGCAGGCAGAGTGACAGCAGAAAATTTCAATAGTCTCGCCAATAACAACAGAGCTGTTTTTATAAAGACAAATGTGGTTGAAATTGAGAGCCTGGAGAATCTTATCCATGAAACCATTTGCCTGTTCGGGGGGATAGACTGTTTTATCAGTAATGCCGGTGTTTTGCGTGCAGGCGGCCTGGAGGATATGACGCCTGAAAATTTCGATTTCGTGACCAGCATTAATTATAATGCCTATTTTTATTGCACGAAGGTGGTTAGCAGAATTATGAAATTACAGACTCTGTATGCTTCAGGTGATTATTACGCCGACATAATCCAGATAAACTCTAAATCGGGTCTTCAGGGGAGTAAAGCCAATTTTGCATATGCTGGAGGAAAATTCGGTGGTATCGGACTGACACAATCGTTCGCGCTTGAGCTGGCGCCTTATCGCATAAAAGTGAACTCCGTTTGTCCGGGGAACTTCTATGAAGGCCCTCTCTGGAGCGATCCCGATAATGGGTTGTTTGTACAGTATCTGAGAGCGGGAAAAGTACCAAACGCAAAAACCATCGATGATGTGAAAACGTTTTATCTGTCGAAGGTGCCAATGAAAAAGGGATGTACGCCGGAAGATGTTACCAAAGCAGTGCTCTACCTGATGGATCAGTGTGGTGAGACAGGACAGGCATTGCCTGTTACCGGCGGACAGGTAATGTTGAATTAA
- a CDS encoding energy transducer TonB family protein, with translation MMQFTKEKTAGIAGAIIFAILLLLILLYSYFTLASPPDELEGIPVMFGTAENAFGSVEPLMSEVVPTPVQTPVVPEYSPREQLITQTTEPTIDVEAKREEERRQAQLAEERRVREEAERRQREEEARKREINQQISGLFGEGSGSRGNTEGSGTQGVSTGNASQGSPTGTGGIGSYNLGGRSLGSGGLAQPRYNVNDYGTVVVNIIVDPSGNVIDAVIGRGTTADNATLRNEALRAAKSTKFNAINSANNQKGTITYQFKLK, from the coding sequence ATGATGCAGTTTACAAAAGAAAAAACAGCAGGGATAGCAGGAGCAATAATCTTTGCCATATTGCTTCTGTTAATCCTTTTGTATTCATACTTCACACTTGCATCACCACCAGATGAACTGGAAGGGATACCCGTGATGTTCGGTACTGCAGAGAATGCTTTTGGTTCTGTAGAACCACTAATGTCCGAAGTGGTACCAACACCAGTACAAACTCCTGTTGTCCCTGAATATTCTCCCAGGGAGCAGCTTATAACACAAACGACTGAGCCCACTATAGATGTGGAGGCCAAACGCGAAGAAGAACGTCGCCAGGCACAACTGGCAGAAGAACGCAGAGTCCGTGAAGAAGCTGAGCGCAGGCAACGTGAAGAGGAGGCCAGGAAAAGAGAGATCAATCAACAGATCTCAGGCCTTTTTGGAGAGGGCTCCGGAAGTCGCGGAAACACTGAAGGCAGCGGCACACAAGGTGTCTCTACCGGGAATGCTTCACAGGGATCACCCACCGGTACCGGGGGAATAGGTTCTTATAATCTGGGTGGGCGCAGCCTGGGAAGCGGGGGACTCGCACAACCTCGATATAATGTGAACGATTATGGCACGGTAGTTGTTAATATAATTGTGGACCCTTCCGGTAATGTGATTGATGCTGTGATTGGGCGCGGTACCACAGCCGATAACGCCACACTCCGAAACGAAGCTTTACGCGCGGCAAAAAGTACCAAATTCAACGCGATTAATTCTGCCAACAACCAGAAGGGAACTATAACATATCAATTTAAACTAAAGTAA
- a CDS encoding NAD kinase, with protein MRFALFGSMFPDRTAKAEEQIYGVCDAIKRHGGELYLPGNFFQSLPGNIRQKIEPICELAEKLPQVDIVVSVGGDGTFLRTAATVGNSGIPVLGINTGRLGFLAAINYADVEETLQEVMNGTYRVEERTLLKLTTDETFPPEFFNTHALNEVAILKQDTASMLSIHAYINNDYLTSYQADGLVISTPTGSTAYSLSIGGSILSPTTPSIILSAIAPHNLTSRSLVVDDSSIISLKVESRSHMFLVSVDGQSRVLDENIALQVRKGDYTLRVVKRIGHTFYETLRDKLMWGADVRKQY; from the coding sequence ATGAGGTTTGCTTTATTTGGAAGTATGTTCCCCGATAGAACCGCGAAGGCGGAAGAGCAGATATACGGGGTTTGTGATGCTATTAAAAGGCATGGAGGTGAGTTGTATCTGCCAGGAAATTTTTTTCAATCACTACCAGGAAATATTCGTCAGAAAATTGAGCCAATATGTGAACTGGCTGAAAAACTGCCTCAAGTAGATATTGTTGTAAGTGTTGGCGGCGATGGCACGTTTTTGCGAACTGCCGCTACTGTTGGCAATTCAGGAATTCCGGTATTGGGTATTAACACCGGCCGTCTCGGTTTTCTGGCAGCCATAAACTATGCAGATGTAGAGGAGACTTTACAGGAGGTGATGAATGGTACATACAGGGTGGAAGAACGCACACTTTTGAAGTTGACTACTGATGAAACATTTCCACCTGAATTTTTTAACACCCACGCGCTTAACGAGGTTGCTATTCTGAAACAAGACACCGCATCCATGCTCTCTATTCATGCATATATCAATAACGATTACCTGACTTCGTACCAGGCCGATGGCCTTGTGATATCCACTCCTACTGGATCTACTGCCTATTCATTGAGTATTGGCGGCTCAATTTTATCGCCCACAACGCCAAGCATAATTCTATCTGCTATAGCCCCCCACAATCTTACATCTCGTTCACTGGTTGTGGACGACAGCAGCATTATCTCTCTAAAAGTAGAAAGCCGCAGTCATATGTTTCTTGTGTCGGTGGACGGGCAGTCAAGGGTGCTGGACGAGAACATCGCGTTGCAGGTAAGAAAGGGTGACTACACTCTTCGCGTGGTAAAAAGAATAGGACATACCTTCTATGAAACCCTGCGCGACAAATTGATGTGGGGAGCGGATGTCAGAAAGCAGTATTAA